From a region of the Desmodus rotundus isolate HL8 chromosome 7, HLdesRot8A.1, whole genome shotgun sequence genome:
- the SYNDIG1L gene encoding synapse differentiation-inducing gene protein 1-like, with product MESLSELQNPLLPRSPAHLHGPYPYPEASPSWSCQEKLYSFLLGGAGPAHPHQFLDPGSLQLAVEAWYRPSCLLGRDMVKEPRADSCETSFTESWEPQAGPTEPGQAEDVTIQTVSYGVQEELQGQEDDQEEEESDATSTESESEDNFLMLPPRDHLGLTIFSMLCCFWPLGIAAFYFSQGTSKAISKGDFRLASTTSRRALFLATLSIAVGAGLYVAVVVALAAYMSHSGHG from the exons ATGGAGAGTCTGAGTGAACTACAGAACCCGCTGCTGCCTCGGAGCCCCGCCCACCTCCATGGCCCCTACCCCTACCCCGAGGCCTCACCCAGCTGGTCGTGCCAGGAGAAGCTCTACTCCTTCCTCCTGGGAGGTGCTGGCCCTGCTCACCCCCACCAGTTCCTGGACCCAGGGTCCCTGCAGCTGGCCGTGGAGGCCTGGTACAGGCCCAGCTGCCTCTTGGGGAGGGACATGGTCAAAGAACCCAGGGCAGACAGCTGTGAGACCAGCTTCACAGAGAGctgggagccccaggcagggcccacAGAACCTGGCCAAGCAGAAGATGTCACCATCCAGACCGTGTCCTATGGGGTTCAAGAGGAGCTGCAAGGACAGGAGGAcgaccaggaggaggaggag AGTGATGCAACCTCTACAGAGAGTGAGAGTGAAGACAACTTCCTCATGCTGCCTCCCAGGGACCACCTGGGGCTCACTATCTTCTCCATGCTCTGCTGTTTCTGGCCACTGGGCATTGCTGCCTTCTACTTCTCCCAGGGG ACCAGCAAGGCCATCTCCAAGGGGGACTTCCGCCTGGCCAGCACCACCTCTCGcagggccctcttcctggccaCACTCTCCATTGCCGTGGGCGCCGGTCTCTATGTGGCCGTGGTGGTGGCTCTGGCAGCTTACATGTCCCACAGTGGTCATGGCTAG
- the VRTN gene encoding vertnin — translation MTSREQLIQQVLQELQEAVESEGLEGLVGAALEAKQVLSSFTLPTCREKGPSRQVLEVDSVALSLYPEDAPRNMLPLVCKGEGSLLFEAASTLLWGDAGLSLELRARTVVEMLLHRHYYLQGMIDSKVMLQAVRYSLCSEESPEMTSLPSATLEAIFDADVKATCFPSSFSNVWHLYALASILQRNIYSIYPMRNLKIRPYFNRIIRPRRCDHMPATLHIMWAGQPLTSRLFRHQYFAPVVGLEEVEAEDAASLAPVPPAPAALPPPAKTLELLNQDPGRSYSQLCERYSDTKGTFYRWRRQSQEHQQKVATLYSAKHVLQESVRCGGIMSLQQFLQRFPEISRSTYYAWKNELLGAGTCQPMVPKEGSEALEKLEKLPEEQVAKGLGGPVLAEASPAVVLMQRAKLYLEHCISLNTLVPYRCFKRRFPSISRSTYYNWRRKALRRNPSFKPAPALSVAPAPQLASVGEEALLPEKSEAGEGTGKVTDGGPPAPREVVPPRMPLSRWQRRLRRAARKQVLSGHLPFCRFRLRYPSLSPSTFWVWKSLARGWPRSLSKLQMQAPALGKGGVQEAEEKREKEAGRNVIVAPAAGAPKVAASPGEDLEKAQGGPSREKVLQEGATAQGRPPSGSWSSPPVATAAEGSRDSQVLMMDMLASTKFKAQAKLFLQKCFQSKSFPSYKEFSALFPLTARSTYYMWKRALYDGLTLVDG, via the coding sequence ATGACATCCCGGGAGCAGCTGATTCAGCAGGTGCTCCAGGAGCTGCAGGAGGCAGTGGAGTCCGAGGGCCTGGAGGGTCTTGTCGGTGCTGCTCTGGAGGCCAAGCAGGTCCTGTCCTCCTTCACTCTCCCCACCTGCCGGGAGAAAGGCCCCAGCCGCCAGGTGCTAGAGGTGGACTCGGTGGCCCTGAGCCTGTACCCAGAGGATGCTCCCCGGAACATGCTGCCACTGGTGTGCAAGGGCGAGGGAAGCCTGCTGTTCGAGGCGGCCAGCACGCTGCTGTGGGGGGACGCAGGCCTCAGTCTGGAGCTGCGGGCCCGCACCGTGGTGGAGATGCTGCTGCACAGACACTACTACTTGCAGGGCATGATCGACTCCAAGGTGATGCTGCAGGCCGTGCGCTACTCCCTCTGCTCGGAGGAGTCCCCCGAGATGACCAGCCTGCCGTCCGCCACGCTGGAGGCCATCTTCGACGCAGACGTCAAGGCCACCTGCTTCCCTAGCAGCTTCTCCAACGTGTGGCACTTGTACGCCCTCGCCTCCATCCTTCAGCGCAACATCTATTCCATCTACCCCATGCGCAACCTCAAGATCCGGCCCTACTTCAACCGCATCATCCGGCCCCGCCGCTGTGACCACATGCCGGCCACGCTGCACATCATGTGGGCTGGCCAGCCCCTCACCAGCCGTCTCTTCCGCCACCAGTACTTTGCCCCTGTGGTGGGactggaggaggtggaggctgaAGATGCTGCCAGCCTGGCCCCGGTTCCTcccgccccagctgccctgccacCACCAGCCAAGACTCTGGAGCTGCTCAACCAGGACCCTGGCCGCAGCTACTCTCAACTCTGCGAACGCTACAGTGACACCAAGGGCACCTTCTACCGCTGGCGGCGGCAGTCCCAGGAGCACCAGCAGAAGGTGGCCACCCTCTACTCGGCCAAGCATGTCCTGCAGGAGAGTGTCCGCTGTGGGGGCATCATGTCGCTGCAGCAGTTTCTCCAGAGGTTCCCCGAGATCTCCCGTTCCACTTATTATGCCTGGAAGAACGAGCTGCTGGGTGCTGGCACCTGCCAGCCCATGGTCCCCAAGGAGGGGTCGGAGGCCCTGGAGAAGTTGGAGAAGCTGCCAGAGGAGCAGGTTGCCAAGGGGCTGGGAGGCCCTGTGCTGGCTGAGGCAAGCCCCGCAGTGGTCCTCATGCAGCGGGCCAAGTTGTACCTGGAGCACTGCATCTCCCTGAACACACTGGTGCCCTACCGCTGCTTCAAACGCAGGTTCCCCAGCATCTCCCGGTCCACCTACTACAACTGGCGCCGGAAGGCCCTTAGGAGGAACCCCAGCTTCAAGCCAGCCCCCGCCCTGTCTGTTGCCCCGGCTCCCCAGCTGGCATCCGTTGGGGAAGAGGCCCTGCTCCCAGAGAAGAGTGAGgcgggagaggggacagggaaagTGACAGATGGGGGACCACCTGCCCCCCGGGAAGTCGTGCCCCCGAGGATGCCCCTGTCCCGTTGGCAGAGGCGACTGCGCAGGGCTGCCCGCAAGCAGGTGCTCAGTGGGCATCTCCCCTTTTGTCGTTTTCGCCTCCGCTACCCCAGTCTGTCCCCCTCTACCTTTTGGGTCTGGAAGAGTCTTGCCCGGGGCTGGCCTAGAAGCCTGTCCAAACTCCAGATGCAGGCCCCTGCCTTGGGCAAAGGTGGGGTCCAGGAGGCTGAGGAGAAGCGAGAGAAAGAAGCTGGCAGGAATGTGATAGTTGCCCCTGCTGCTGGGGCCCCAAAGGTGGCAGCTTCTCCAGGAGAGGATCTAGAGAAGGCCCAGGGAGGGCCTTCCAGAGAGAAGGTTCTGCAAGAGGGGGCCACGGCCCAGGGAAGGCCCCCCAGCGGATCCTGGTCCAGCCCCCCTGTGGCCACAGCAGCAGAGGGCAGTAGGGACAGCCAGGTGCTGATGATGGACATGCTCGCTTCCACCAAGTTCAAGGCTCAGGCCAAGCTGTTTTTGCAGAAGTGCTTCCAGTCCAAGAGCTTCCCCTCCTATAAGGAGTTCAGCGCCCTCTTCCCACTAACGGCTCGTTCCACCTACTACATGTGGAAACGGGCCCTGTATGATGGCCTCACCCTGGTTGATGGCTGA